In Nymphaea colorata isolate Beijing-Zhang1983 chromosome 13, ASM883128v2, whole genome shotgun sequence, one DNA window encodes the following:
- the LOC116267300 gene encoding transcription factor E2FA-like isoform X2, with amino-acid sequence MAEHRGLGGLQRHPPGPTAQPLKRHLPFASSKPSFACPNDYHRFPDGSGTGAVADEEADAIVVRTPLKRKAEVEEHEAESSDYTTGQGYTEVVNSPMTTPISGKGGKVYGKGKVSKNMQSGPQTPTSNAGSPAASTLTPVGTCRYDSSLGLLTKKFINLMKQAEDGVLDLNIAADTLEVQKRRIYDITNVLEGIGLIEKKLKNRIRWKGLDASRPGDVDDDITRLQTDVENLALEEHRLDERISEMQERLRELSEDENNKKLLYVKEEDIMGVPCFLRDTLIAIKAPHGTTLEVPDPDEAVDYPQRRYRMVLRSTMGPIDVYLLSRYVKFEVTDVAAQQILPPAASPKSADMVNQAEMATQVNMATDTETMHQDLQSTSPDVNAAHDSVGGIMKIVPSDIDSEDYWLQMDPGISITDMWKAESEMMWDGMDRMEVDGFGIGDVISQPPQPHTPSSSVVELPHSSQVSTPTRR; translated from the exons ATGGCGGAACACCGCGGCCTTGGCGGTCTGCAGCGGCATCCGCCCGGACCTACTGCTCAGCCTCTGAAGAGACACCTCCCGTTCGCGTCCTCGAAGCCTTCTTTTGCCTGTCCCAACGATTATCATCGCTTCCCTGATGGGAGCGGAACGGGGGCCGTGGCAGACGAGGAAGCGGATGCGATCGTCGTGAGGACGCCG TTAAAACGGAAGGCTGAAGTAGAAGAACATGAAGCTGAATCTAGTGATTATACAACTGGTCAAGGTTACACTGAGGTGGTGAACAGTCCCATGACTACTCCTATATCAGGAAAGGGTGGAAAGGTCTATGGCAaaggaaaagtttcaaaaaatatgcaatCTGGCCCTCAAACACCCACATCAAATGCTG GGTCACCAGCTGCCAGTACACTGACTCCAGTAGGGACATGTCGCTATGATAGCTCCCTAG GCCTTTTGACGAAAAAGTTCATCAATTTGATGAAGCAAGCTGAAGACGGTGTTCTAGATCTGAACATTGCAGCAGACACTTTGGAG GTGCAGAAAAGGCGCATATATGACATTACAAATGTCCTGGAGGGAATAGGACTTATAGAAAAGAAGTTAAAGAACAGAATACGTTGGAA GGGATTGGATGCTTCTAGGCCTGGAGATGTTGATGATGACATCACACGTTTACAG ACAGATGTTGAAAACCTTGCCCTTGAGGAGCATAGACTAGATGAGCGTATAAG TGAAATGCAAGAAAGGTTGAGGGAGCTAAGTGAGGATGAGAACAACAAaaa GTTGTTGTATGTGAAAGAGGAAGACATAATGGGAGTCCCATGCTTTCTG AGGGATACTCTAATTGCAATTAAAGCACCTCATGGTACTACGTTGGAAGTTCCAGATCCTGATGAG GCTGTTGATTATCCTCAAAGAAGATACAGGATGGTTCTTAGAAGTACCATGGGACCAATAGATGTTTACCTTCTCAG TCGATACGTGAAATTTGAGGTGACTGATGTTGCTGCACAACAAATTCTGCCACCTGCCGCTTCTCCAAAGTCTGCTGACATGGTTAATCAGGCAGAAATGGCAACACAAGTAAATATGGCAACAGACACAGAAACCATGCATCAAGACTTGCAAAGCACATCTCCTGATGTGAATGCTGCACATGATTCTGTAGGAGGGATCATGAAAATTGTCCCCTCAGACATTGAT AGTGAGGATTATTGGCTGCAAATGGATCCTGGTATCAGCATCACTGATATGTGGAAGGCAGAAT CTGAAATGATGTGGGATGGGATGGATAGAATGGAAGTGGATGGGTTTGGCATCGGTGATGTTATCTCACAACCACCACAGCCACATACCCCATCTTCTAGTGTTGTTGAGTTGCCACATAGTTCACAGGTATCCACGCCAACTAGGAGATGA
- the LOC116267300 gene encoding transcription factor E2FB-like isoform X1, whose protein sequence is MAEHRGLGGLQRHPPGPTAQPLKRHLPFASSKPSFACPNDYHRFPDGSGTGAVADEEADAIVVRTPLKRKAEVEEHEAESSDYTTGQGYTEVVNSPMTTPISGKGGKVYGKGKVSKNMQSGPQTPTSNAGSPAASTLTPVGTCRYDSSLGLLTKKFINLMKQAEDGVLDLNIAADTLEVQKRRIYDITNVLEGIGLIEKKLKNRIRWKGLDASRPGDVDDDITRLQTDVENLALEEHRLDERISEMQERLRELSEDENNKKLLYVKEEDIMGVPCFLVHWSNRDTLIAIKAPHGTTLEVPDPDEAVDYPQRRYRMVLRSTMGPIDVYLLSRYVKFEVTDVAAQQILPPAASPKSADMVNQAEMATQVNMATDTETMHQDLQSTSPDVNAAHDSVGGIMKIVPSDIDSEDYWLQMDPGISITDMWKAESEMMWDGMDRMEVDGFGIGDVISQPPQPHTPSSSVVELPHSSQVSTPTRR, encoded by the exons ATGGCGGAACACCGCGGCCTTGGCGGTCTGCAGCGGCATCCGCCCGGACCTACTGCTCAGCCTCTGAAGAGACACCTCCCGTTCGCGTCCTCGAAGCCTTCTTTTGCCTGTCCCAACGATTATCATCGCTTCCCTGATGGGAGCGGAACGGGGGCCGTGGCAGACGAGGAAGCGGATGCGATCGTCGTGAGGACGCCG TTAAAACGGAAGGCTGAAGTAGAAGAACATGAAGCTGAATCTAGTGATTATACAACTGGTCAAGGTTACACTGAGGTGGTGAACAGTCCCATGACTACTCCTATATCAGGAAAGGGTGGAAAGGTCTATGGCAaaggaaaagtttcaaaaaatatgcaatCTGGCCCTCAAACACCCACATCAAATGCTG GGTCACCAGCTGCCAGTACACTGACTCCAGTAGGGACATGTCGCTATGATAGCTCCCTAG GCCTTTTGACGAAAAAGTTCATCAATTTGATGAAGCAAGCTGAAGACGGTGTTCTAGATCTGAACATTGCAGCAGACACTTTGGAG GTGCAGAAAAGGCGCATATATGACATTACAAATGTCCTGGAGGGAATAGGACTTATAGAAAAGAAGTTAAAGAACAGAATACGTTGGAA GGGATTGGATGCTTCTAGGCCTGGAGATGTTGATGATGACATCACACGTTTACAG ACAGATGTTGAAAACCTTGCCCTTGAGGAGCATAGACTAGATGAGCGTATAAG TGAAATGCAAGAAAGGTTGAGGGAGCTAAGTGAGGATGAGAACAACAAaaa GTTGTTGTATGTGAAAGAGGAAGACATAATGGGAGTCCCATGCTTTCTGGTACACTGGTCTAAT AGGGATACTCTAATTGCAATTAAAGCACCTCATGGTACTACGTTGGAAGTTCCAGATCCTGATGAG GCTGTTGATTATCCTCAAAGAAGATACAGGATGGTTCTTAGAAGTACCATGGGACCAATAGATGTTTACCTTCTCAG TCGATACGTGAAATTTGAGGTGACTGATGTTGCTGCACAACAAATTCTGCCACCTGCCGCTTCTCCAAAGTCTGCTGACATGGTTAATCAGGCAGAAATGGCAACACAAGTAAATATGGCAACAGACACAGAAACCATGCATCAAGACTTGCAAAGCACATCTCCTGATGTGAATGCTGCACATGATTCTGTAGGAGGGATCATGAAAATTGTCCCCTCAGACATTGAT AGTGAGGATTATTGGCTGCAAATGGATCCTGGTATCAGCATCACTGATATGTGGAAGGCAGAAT CTGAAATGATGTGGGATGGGATGGATAGAATGGAAGTGGATGGGTTTGGCATCGGTGATGTTATCTCACAACCACCACAGCCACATACCCCATCTTCTAGTGTTGTTGAGTTGCCACATAGTTCACAGGTATCCACGCCAACTAGGAGATGA
- the LOC116267300 gene encoding transcription factor E2FB-like isoform X3 codes for MTTPISGKGGKVYGKGKVSKNMQSGPQTPTSNAGSPAASTLTPVGTCRYDSSLGLLTKKFINLMKQAEDGVLDLNIAADTLEVQKRRIYDITNVLEGIGLIEKKLKNRIRWKGLDASRPGDVDDDITRLQTDVENLALEEHRLDERISEMQERLRELSEDENNKKLLYVKEEDIMGVPCFLVHWSNRDTLIAIKAPHGTTLEVPDPDEAVDYPQRRYRMVLRSTMGPIDVYLLSRYVKFEVTDVAAQQILPPAASPKSADMVNQAEMATQVNMATDTETMHQDLQSTSPDVNAAHDSVGGIMKIVPSDIDSEDYWLQMDPGISITDMWKAESEMMWDGMDRMEVDGFGIGDVISQPPQPHTPSSSVVELPHSSQVSTPTRR; via the exons ATGACTACTCCTATATCAGGAAAGGGTGGAAAGGTCTATGGCAaaggaaaagtttcaaaaaatatgcaatCTGGCCCTCAAACACCCACATCAAATGCTG GGTCACCAGCTGCCAGTACACTGACTCCAGTAGGGACATGTCGCTATGATAGCTCCCTAG GCCTTTTGACGAAAAAGTTCATCAATTTGATGAAGCAAGCTGAAGACGGTGTTCTAGATCTGAACATTGCAGCAGACACTTTGGAG GTGCAGAAAAGGCGCATATATGACATTACAAATGTCCTGGAGGGAATAGGACTTATAGAAAAGAAGTTAAAGAACAGAATACGTTGGAA GGGATTGGATGCTTCTAGGCCTGGAGATGTTGATGATGACATCACACGTTTACAG ACAGATGTTGAAAACCTTGCCCTTGAGGAGCATAGACTAGATGAGCGTATAAG TGAAATGCAAGAAAGGTTGAGGGAGCTAAGTGAGGATGAGAACAACAAaaa GTTGTTGTATGTGAAAGAGGAAGACATAATGGGAGTCCCATGCTTTCTGGTACACTGGTCTAAT AGGGATACTCTAATTGCAATTAAAGCACCTCATGGTACTACGTTGGAAGTTCCAGATCCTGATGAG GCTGTTGATTATCCTCAAAGAAGATACAGGATGGTTCTTAGAAGTACCATGGGACCAATAGATGTTTACCTTCTCAG TCGATACGTGAAATTTGAGGTGACTGATGTTGCTGCACAACAAATTCTGCCACCTGCCGCTTCTCCAAAGTCTGCTGACATGGTTAATCAGGCAGAAATGGCAACACAAGTAAATATGGCAACAGACACAGAAACCATGCATCAAGACTTGCAAAGCACATCTCCTGATGTGAATGCTGCACATGATTCTGTAGGAGGGATCATGAAAATTGTCCCCTCAGACATTGAT AGTGAGGATTATTGGCTGCAAATGGATCCTGGTATCAGCATCACTGATATGTGGAAGGCAGAAT CTGAAATGATGTGGGATGGGATGGATAGAATGGAAGTGGATGGGTTTGGCATCGGTGATGTTATCTCACAACCACCACAGCCACATACCCCATCTTCTAGTGTTGTTGAGTTGCCACATAGTTCACAGGTATCCACGCCAACTAGGAGATGA
- the LOC116267305 gene encoding uncharacterized protein LOC116267305 produces the protein MEAKGTVLVLDYGSQYTHLITRRIRQLHVLSLCISGTSSLQAIIDHRPRVIILSGGPHSVHCSGAPSFPDGFLRYVEESGAFVLGICYGLQLLVQSMGGEVGMADCREYGRMEIAVDGCSRLFPREEGEWKQFVWMSHGDEVVRLPEGFRVVGRSKENGVAAIENPSRRIYGLQYHPEVTHSPQGMETLQHFLFNICGITADWNLHDVLQEQEKEIKEMVGPHDHVICALSGGVDSTVAATIVHKAIGDRLHCVFVDNGLLRYKEKERVMSTFESDLHLPVTCVDATERFLSKLKGVEDPESKRKIIGAEFISIFDDFAQDMEQKLGRKPSFLVQGTLYPDVIESCPPPGSGRNHSHTIKSHHNVGGLPKNMKLKLIEPLKLLFKDEVRQLGSILNVPRAFLQRHPFPGPGLAVRILGDVTEGNDLEILRQVDEIYIQSIKEAGLYDSIWQAFAVLLRDRTVGVQGDQRTHSRAVSLRAVTSQDGMTADWYYFDHEFLANVSAKICNGVREVNRVLVDITSKPPSTIEWE, from the exons ATGGAGGCAAAGGGGACGGTACTGGTCTTGGATTATGGTTCTCAGTACACACACCTTATCACGCGCCGCATCCGCCAGCTCCATGTACTGTCTTTATGCATCTCTGGTACCTCCTCCCTCCAGGCCATTATAGACCACCGTCCCCGCGTCATCATCCTCTCTGGTGGCCCCCACTCGGTCCACTGTTCCGGTGCTCCCTCCTTCCCTGATGGCTTTCTGCGTTACGTGGAGGAATCCGGTGCCTTTGTCCTTGGCATATGCTATGGCCTCCAGCTCCTGGTGCAGTCAATGGGTGGGGAGGTCGGCATGGCTGACTGCAGGGAGTATGGCCGGATGGAGATCGCAGTCGATGGCTGCAGTCGGCTTTTTCCTCGAGAGGAGGGGGAATGGAAACAGTTTGTCTGGATGAGTCATGGTGATGAGGTGGTTAGGCTGCCTGAGGGGTTCCGTGTTGTTGGAAGGAGCAAGGAGAACGGTGTTGCAGCGATTGAGAACCCCTCCAGAAGGATTTACGGGCTACAGTATCACCCCGAG GTGACTCATTCTCCACAAGGAATGGAAACTCTgcagcattttcttttcaatatctGTGGTATTACTGCTGATTGGAACCTCCATGACGTtttacaagaacaagaaaaagaaatcaaagagatgGTGGGACCTCATGATCATGTAATTTGTGCACTATCTGGTGGAGTAGATTCAACAGTCGCTGCTACCATTGTACATAAAGCTATTGGAGATAGGCTTCATTGTGTTTTCGTTGACAATGGCTTACTGAG GTATAAAGAGAAAGAGCGTGTCATGTCAACATTTGAGAGTGACTTGCACCTACCAGTTACATGTGTAGATGCAACAGAGCGGTTTCTTAGTAAGCTAAAAGGTGTTGAAGATCCTgaatccaaaagaaaaataattggTGCTGAGTTCATCTCGATTTTTGATGATTTTGCACAAGACATGGAGCAGAAATTGGGGAGAAAACCATCTTTCTTGGTTCAAGGAACATTGTATCCTGATGTCATTGAGTCATGTCCGCCACCAGGCAGTGGGAGGAATCATTCACACACCATCAAGAGTCACCATAATGTTGGTGGCCTTCCAAAGAACATGAAATTAAAGCTTATTGAGCCACTTAAACTACTCTTCAAGGATGAG GTGCGACAGTTGGGGAGCATCCTAAATGTTCCACGAGCTTTCCTCCAACGTCATCCTTTCCCAGGTCCAGGACTTGCAGTACGTATATTGGGTGATGTCACTGAAGGAAATGACTTGGAGATCTTGCGCCAG GTTGATGAGATATATATTCAGTCAATCAAGGAGGCTGGGCTTTACGACTCCATCTGGCAAGCATTTGCTGTTCTCTTGCGTGATAGAACAGTGGGTGTTCAAGGTGACCAAAGAACTCATTCCCGTGCTGTATCTCTTAGAGCTGTTACAAGTCAGGATGGAATGACTGCAGACTG GTACTACTTTGATCATGAGTTCCTAGCCAATGTCTCGGCTAAAATCTGCAATGGAGTCCGGGAAGTGAATCGTGTTCTTGTTGACATAACATCAAAGCCACCATCAACAATTGAATGGGAATAA